Proteins from one Nakamurella multipartita DSM 44233 genomic window:
- a CDS encoding MogA/MoaB family molybdenum cofactor biosynthesis protein has protein sequence MSRTAVVIIASTRAAAGIYPDRTGPVIHTWLSERGFDVTGPWVRADGAEVGAALRDAIGADLVITSGGTGITPTDTTPEETAAVLDLQIPGLAAAIRAQGSEQVPSAILSRGLAGVAGHTLVVNLPGSTGGVRDGLVVLDRVLDHALDQIRGGDHR, from the coding sequence ATGAGCCGGACCGCGGTGGTGATCATCGCCTCGACCCGGGCGGCCGCCGGGATCTACCCGGACCGGACCGGCCCGGTCATCCACACATGGCTGAGCGAAAGAGGTTTCGACGTCACCGGGCCGTGGGTGCGGGCCGACGGTGCCGAGGTGGGGGCGGCGCTGCGGGACGCGATCGGGGCCGATCTGGTGATCACCTCCGGGGGCACCGGGATCACGCCGACCGACACGACCCCGGAGGAGACCGCGGCCGTGCTGGACCTGCAGATCCCCGGCCTGGCCGCCGCGATCCGCGCCCAGGGCAGCGAGCAGGTGCCCTCGGCGATCCTGTCCCGCGGGCTGGCCGGGGTGGCCGGCCACACCCTGGTGGTGAACCTGCCCGGGTCGACCGGCGGGGTCCGCGACGGACTGGTCGTGCTGGACCGGGTGCTGGACCACGCGCTGGATCAGATCCGCGGCGGGGACCACCGATGA